From the Salmo trutta chromosome 30, fSalTru1.1, whole genome shotgun sequence genome, one window contains:
- the LOC115168712 gene encoding proline-rich receptor-like protein kinase PERK1 — MTSVNSPACLLARNQFYRNTTSPRESIKPNAVYSLSDWSMLQVLVWVTMSTQPGFPGAGGISKGRWVSVVLGSPKPCTAPSSPPPSPSAPVQRPRSSVPSLEPRSSAPGPAPPVQRPRSSAPQPTERSSRVTPPPINRLKHTEGKTPRGR, encoded by the exons ATGACCAGTGTTAACTCCCCCGCCTGCCTCCTGGCTCGTAACCAGTTCTATAGAA ACACAACAAGCCCTAGAGAGAGTATAAAGCCTAATGCAGTCTACAGCCTCTCTGATTGGTCGATGCTACAAGTACTGGTCTGGGTGACCATGTCAACACAACCAG GGTTCCCAGGAGCAGGGGGGATATCTAAAGGAAGGTGGGTCAGTGTGGTTCTGGGGAGCCCCAAACCATGCACCGCCCCGTCCAGCCCACCGCCCTCGCCCAGTGCTCCCGTCCAGCGACCCCGGTCCAGCGTCCCCAGTCTAGAGCCCCGGTCCAGCGCCCCCGGTCCAGCGCCCCCGGTCCAACGCCCCCGGTCCAGCGCCCCCCAGCCAACAGAGCGGTCCAGTAGAGTCACACCACCACCAATCAACAGGTTGAAACACACAGAGGGAAAGACTCCAAGAGGAAGATGA